The DNA segment TCAGTATTCTGTGTAATAGAAACTTTTCTTTAGATACTTGCTTCAAAAACGCTAATCGCTCCGCTCAACACAATGCATCACTATCGAGGACATGGGAATACAGGTGGTTGTTTCCCCACAACTTACCTTGTGATttgcaaattatataatactagctTATTGTCGCGttttgtgtttgtaattatttgGAAACTGGCATCAACCAAGGCACTTAAGTCCAACCAATACCGCGAAATGATCAAATATTTCATGATGAGGCCAGTTCTACTTCATCACTCGACTTTAAGATAAcgtatgtatatttgtaaagGTCGAATAGGTATAATGAGTTTATAAGTTGCTCTGGTCGCATTTTTGAATGGTCTGTCTGCGAAGTCGTGTCTGTATATTGACTTTCTTATCATTTAACGGGTGTGTtgtattaaatcaaataactCAAAAGTATATCTAAACTATTATAGGCTATGTCACGCGAAATTATAAGTCATGATATTATGCTCTACCAATCACAAACGAACGCAGTCTTGcgtcttttgtttaatatttttcgttCGGGCTATAACCTGCATAGGTGGCGGCAGCATTTAACATCACATTACGTATATATACTTCAAATGATTGCTAGTAATTGCTGGTAATTGAAGATCGAAGGGAAAAAGGTTGAAGCTTCTTGTAGCAATTGGAagtacatataacatatatgttGTTTATGGTTCCATAGATTgagattaaacataaaaatattcagcaattaaataaaaataaacatttttcataaatattggattatacctactataaaaaattaaataaatattttttcataataataaaaaattaaatagagatttattcatttaatacaTGACAGTTTGTCTATAAATGTGTAATCTATTTTTGATATTGTTCGCCACCCACATCGCTAACAGCATCCCAATTGCCTGAAAAGATAGTTTTTTATAAGACAAATATTATGCAAAGTACTTTAAACACATTTCGCCTTTCcactaaaattgtatttaaatagttaCTAGAAACCTCCCAAGACTCTCTTAGGACCTAAGAAATGTTTAAACAACTTCCTTAATAACCTTAAAAAAAGTTGAGTGGCGTCTCTTTCCTCGTTAGAAGTATATAAACTTCAATACTAAATTACTCGCGCCTGACACTTTATTAAAGCAAACTTATTAAAcgtcataattttaaactttcgTTGCAACATTAACAATTTGATTAACAcgcaaaacatttattacaactAGGCGTATGAAAAAGGCACGtttgaaagtcaaaattacaagttccaaaaaaaataatgactcCAGTTACCCCTTTCCAAAGGTAGTTTCATATGGAGAACATATTACTCAATACTTACATACACGCTTTGAAAgacattaaatttttcatattatatcaAACTAGCGGTATAGGCGTGAAGCATAACAAACAaactatatgttttaaaatataaaagttataaagaACCTCAAACCAGAAGCTGGTCATAGCAACACCCTGAAGCCATTCAGAGTCAGACCGAAGTACACCAAGAATCTCGCCTTCACATCCACCAGCGAAATAGCTAGAAGCtctgaaattttatttctttaaacgaCTTCAGACCCAGACCACGaaactttacaaaaatcaCTCCAGCTGCAGTAGTAACACGTAGTCtagtttaaaaaagatttagaATTAGAGACTCCATTTTTTATCATTCTCTCATATATAAATCGGTTGCCCTATCGGTTTAGTAATTGCCGTATTTGACTACAAGTGACAGGAGAAGACAGTATGCTTTCTTCGAATACCAGTACGAATCCCGGGTGCTGCTTAAATAACCAATGCTTTTTCGATTTCTATAAGACGCAATGTTTAGGATGAGCTCATAAAGTCAGGTAGTCCTGCGCCTGATACTGCAGTACTCTAGTCATGTCAGATACTTATGTCCCATCTAGATTGGACACGTTTCCAACTCCTACTTTATACTTACTCTAAGCAAGCATTGTACAGCATCATCTGAGCGTAGTCCGTTTTAGTTTTATACGTATTTGGGCAACAAGAGATGGCCACTAGTTTGCCCATAGCATGATAATCTTCTGGTCCATTTAAGCCACAACATTTGTACTAAaaccattataaatataatttttaaaattttaattttaaaaacataacaccAGATGTATCACAAATCGACTAAAAGCCATAACTAAAATTGTTTGTACTGtgtatgataattatatagtaaagataattgtgtgtgtgtttctGTGTTTTAGTCACTAGCGATTTGGGCTGAGTCTGTCATGCATCTTACAGCAGTTTGCAGCTGGTCCCATAGTTTCCTGTGCGTTTCATCAgttattttcttgaagaaatCCTCTCGAAGCCACTCTAAGACCCTAAATTCAAGACTGTACCGTTGCACACCCACGAAGATCACAACAAGAAGCTCCATAACCATCGTTATCATTAATAATCCGATGTactgaaaacaattttaactcttattctataaaataaaaaacgaaGCTAGCTGTGGTCCTCTGTCTCTTTATGACATTGTGAACTCAATTTGACCGAAAAAGATGAAGGAGAGTTAAGGAAGgcttagtttttatgaatattaatatcattaataattttgatttgttttaatttagttcCCACCGGTCCATGTTCCTAATTTTTGACTTTCCAGTGGACTATGAGAAAGGACTGCTAAACtagatattataatagtatGGAATCCTAAAAGCCTTATTTCGTACTTCCAAAGATAAGTAAGTCTAAGCTAGACTTCGTTTTGTACTGTATGTAcagtatttgttatatattcgtaaaaaaatactgtttttgGTGTAATTACAACAAAGCTACTAAACTCTCTAAAGCCTGGTAGCTCTTAGCCTTCTAGCGTTGCTAGGTTCCAAGTAGATAACTTCAAAACCTAAACAAAAATTcgattataaaaatcataccAAATATAGTATCTTAACGTTGTTCCTCAGTGTCCCAACAAGACCAAAGGTGGCAACTGATAGAACAAGCCAACAGATGAAAATCACCACGATGTCTCCAATATATGTACCAGCATCATACTCTTCACCGTATTGCTTCAGCACTCGGGTGTCAGCCACCGCGAAAACGAATGTACATAAGGCTATGAGCTGGAAAACATTTAATGATTACGCCGTGGTTAAATCGAAGGTCTCGCAGCACGATTTTGCGTTTAAGCATCAAAAGGCAATGAATCCACTCTACcggagtatttttttaatattaattttccttaCCATATGGATGTCTATAAGTGAAACTCATTGTAACAATTTGATTAAACGAACGATAAATTACGTGTAACCAATGTTCATGAAATGAATATCAATGAAAATTCTGTCATCAACGAATATCGTGAGAAAAGGGTATCTTAGAAACcattcgatatttttttaagtacagaGAGCTGATGACTTTCTTGTACATAGACATCAGCGAAAAAGAAACAGtagcaatttttttgtatataataaagggCCAACGAGCAATCGttacgcccaaaaagggcagtcaacACCGCCCATAGACATACACTTtcagtgggtgcgttgccgaccgTTACACGACCGGCCACGAGTACACTCTAAGCTTAAATAGATGGAGGTTGTATCTTAGGGAAGTCCACCGGGAGTCAATTCCGTAGTTCGCAAAagttattcatatatttatttataagtctaaaaacaaaatttatgctTAAAAGATACAAGAATTACGTCACAAAATTTACGCACATATATTAGAAcattaaatttcaaacaaaggaaaaaataacacaggcaaaaagtaaaaaaactaaaacttactaaaaaacttatatattaatatttttatttttgttagtaattaagttgtaaACTAGACTATTAAAGTTGGAGCGAACTgtagattacttataaaaaaactctttGTTCCAATTCTAGTATTACAGCGAAAGGAAAATTTTGCAAGGTCAATATGGTCATAGTCATCAGTATATTCTTCGGCAAATAAGTTGGATGCAGTTATTAGATGTGCAAATTTCCCGATTGATCCTAAAATTTACGGACTTATAAAGAAAAGAACGGTCCACAGAGGTTTTAGTGCTAAACATAACTTAAAAACCCATTTAATTCAGTTGGCGATTTATAATAACGTTAAAAGCTAAATAGAGCTTGCATGTTAGAGATCGCTATTTTTTAATCGTTTGATAATTCATGTAATAACTTACAATGCAGCAcacgtttaaaataattagtattccTTTAGCGCATAAAACGCTGAaagtctttatttttttcatttttacgACCGTTTTCTTACCGACCATATTGAATACTGAAAGAGTATCTTTGTTGTAATACCAATAAGCAAGCAAATTTGAGCCTTATCATTTTACTTTAGGgttaactttaaaaacattactaTCTTTGTAATATTTCTCATAGGAAATAACAGATGTActgaatatataattctacttgGGCTGACTGTCCtagatttaaaatgtaagtCAATCAATGAAACgctgtatattttatcaatactaaaaaaaatacctaacgCTCagacgtatatatatataaagttattattttataaaaaaagatgtttatttattataaattattatttatagagcATTAAATAGATCAATGTTTCTCCCCGTGAAGCCATTCGCCAAGTCGTTTTAGGATCCTTGtggtgttaattattattttctttagccctatataattatgtatttacgaATATACACCATTCGCGAATGCTTGCGGGCCCATGCGACAATTCTTCAATACAAAGAGTATCTcattatatgtatacatacgAGTTTATGTTTGCTCGATATTGCGGGTTGGATCTGGTTAGCGCTACGCCTCcttaagttctcatgtcatttGCAAAAATGTATAACTCAGTTCATAATTATCTAATTGTCCTGCATCTAAAGCGTGTGACATTTGAAGGCaagtgtaatataaaataaaaataccatactatttttattacatttattttaatttattaataataaataagtactaACCTAATAATCTCATAGGTAATACAATGTATTATACAAGCATTTTATAGTATGCAtagtgttaattataattttcactgTTTTTCGGAAATGTTTACGCTACATAGCTTGTAAATTCTATGAATACTATTCTTACAACTctgtttaaaactaatttattacataattagaGTAAGTATGGATGCTATCAAGAAGATAGAAGCACTGATGGTTCCACTGGAGTTCCCCGGGGTCACGTGATCACTGAAAGAAATTATCCAGAATTGAATAATGTCAAATTTTAGTAGAACTAGTTTATCCaacaggttttttttaattttgtgaaCGTTCAACCTTCACAATTTTACCGCTGAGCTACGGAGCGCAGATGTCGAGTTGGGATGACTCGTTTCAAAATTCAACATCGCAGGGCTGTGGGTGCCTGCATGTCGCACCACGATGTATTCAAAAAATGTACGTGAatatcaaactatttaatcatcTTGCTAGAAGTTATATATCACTGTAATGCTTTCAAGCGGAACGTGCCTTTGAGGCTTGGTCGAGTATTTGGACCCTTATGGTCTAATTTTACAGCAACTCAAAATAACCTAACTTATCTTGATATTCgtattatatgacatttacatgcctgattgtgcggatttttataattaatcgatctaattttttcaaataaatggtgtattacttatttaagtCCGGCTCGCAATCTCTATTGGGAGATACAGGTAGCGCACCGTAGTACCTTATCTATTGAATTCTCAAACACGGGTGTTTTTAACTAACTTAGGTGgtcataatcaataaatacaatagaaagtctagtattattactttttaattatttattacttattacttttactttatattaaaatatactgtatattattatatataatatatataaataaacactagTATGACTATTGAAATTGCGCACCTGCcgacaaaacaaattaaaacttcTTGGTCAAAGTACGAATTGAAATCTGACTTACTAAGAACAAAGCACAGACTATAGACGAAACGGTGAGTTTGATTATGATTGGACAAACGGACACAGTACCATGGACTAAAGATGCGGTTGGCCAACTACAATCAAGTTGATTTAGGCATGTAGATAATGAATTTCTGccttaatcattttttaagccaatttcattttactatgaatattacatataaagtttagttagttttgttattgtaaACTTAGTCTACGTTAGATATTGTTATATCCTTCTTGTTCTACAGTTAGGCCTGAGGCCTcagaattctaaattttattttgcataatGTCTTGCGCGTGAAATTGTATACCTCTTTAAGGTTgtttgaagtaaattataaaacccTTCAGGCCGACCGGTCAAAAGAGTGACTCCCTTCCCTTTAGGAGGAATACCTTCGTCTTCCCACAAAGGTTTTATATACGACGTATACCAAAATGGAATAATAGGgaatataatgttaatatcatgaaattgtattttatgatttttttactgttGTTGTCAGCAGATTTACGTTCAGATGGCGccaccaaaaaaatattatgacaattCTTAAGGGAAATTCGTTATGAGTGACTCCAAATCGAACACTCGAGATCTCTCACTAAGTCTCGATCGTAAAACTTACCCATAAAACCTTCTATTACATACAGTATCACTCTTAgttcatatatttgtttcttttgtaatattgaaataatttcagtACAACCTTAATAAAGAATgtcacaattatttatttagttaattatgtggacttatttaatagataagaTCGCATAGTGGTACAAGTAAAAAACATAGAAATGCATTTTGTTATGAGGAAGatctattgaatatttaattaccgTATTTTTCCTTAACATTATGCTTATTCGTGGAATTTTCCAtacattagtttttttataaagatcaTCTttcattacatacattaaggatttaaaataaacataaatgctTGTATGTATAGGGCATTTGATGAATCTAGAATTTATCGAAATTACTTAACCTTTCAGTATTACAGAGAGTCAAACATTAACAGTTAAATTAAGCCATTATTACAATCCCAATCATGGCTTTGAATAAGGGATAACAAATATTGTTAACTGTAGATTACACAAAAGCTAAATGGAGGATTCTTATTTCCTTAACAAATCGGGCACAACGttctttacatttaaattatattatgcaGTTGTACAACTGTTAGTAAAATATTGGAACCTACACAATTCCAACAACACCACAAGCGGCACGTCCACCAGCATTTCCAGTCGTCTTGGAATCGGGATGATCAGTTCTTCCATAGTCATCATCACTTTCATGTAGGACAATAGACCTTCCCAGAATGCAGTGAGGGCCATACAGAGCGATCATGGTGTCCGTAAAATCGATTGTAGCCACGGAATCTTCATTAAAGACTACGTTGCCCAAGTCACCGACATGACGGTTGTTGTCGTTCGGATGGCCGTGTTGTTTCTGGTCAAAGAGatgaattatacaaatatttaaaaaaaaaaaataattacatatgtatatttgaGATGGAtgaaaaatgattatgaaatataattatataccttttttgtattactataaggagtaataatatatatttatagacgTGTATAATTTAAGTCCTATCGATCACGGGCTAGTTTGTGTTTGAGTTGTTTATCATTCGGAAGTTCGATGGCCTAGAACTATAATTTTGTCCAAAAGACTCAtcacttattatatattatgtctgTGAATTCATGAACTTACTAATAACTACAATACTAATACATGAAATGAtctacaaatgtttttttttgcagctcacttctataaaaattacatatccACTCGGCCACTATTTAAGGCTTTACTTGGTTAAActatcgcggaatatgcttaaaaggagtattaaaattatccacagtgcatcatgagcacaccctACACacactttcacaccatcacactAATTAGGCCGAATTAGGTATTGCTtagataaatgtttttattattcttattagtTTTTGCTACTGTGgggcaaactagctgctgtggtctctggcagaatgaccagtgctgtggaacaactctgcttcTCAGCTGAGCCAGGCCCatttacaaccacagcacacacgcattacataGTTAAAACGTACGTTGttcttttaaaagaaaattgttatctctcattcttttttaatttttttatctttgattattgttattgttaattttatatatttatgttagctgtaggattacgcaataataaataaactacgaTAGTTTTATAACgtaagtatgtatttataatattaacgtCGTTTTCCCTTCTTAAGTTATCCAACGTAATCGTATCGATATCGAATTGTGTTTCCGGTTTAATGAATGCGTACTTTCGTTAAAACTGATATAGTTTACGTACAACGGGACTGGACGTTAAGTCCGTCTTCAGATTGccaaaatgtattgaattttgacatacgggagtcatatTTCGCGCTCTCGTTTGTGAATCGTACTCTTATTAGACCACTTCTACTTTATGTTGTATGAATAATGGGGTAAAACTAtggttacaaaatttatagtcacttaaatactatataatagagtattttattagtatataaataaagaatttcttATCGGATAAACAGAAAAGTCATTTACTGTTGTTTTATCTAACTTgcgtaatttgtatttacaaagaaataactatttaatattcgATTCAAGTGAAAAACAATGCACGTACAATTATGACGAAAATTTTACAAGAAATACCTGTTCCAGTTACCGCTTATACAACAGattatcaatttatatatctaGCTTCAAAGACTCGCcatatttagaatatatttgttattttttaccgTGGCTTGAGGGCCAAAGGAAATAAGGCTCGTTAAACCTAATGTTAACGTATTTTTGGTTCCTTAATGCGTTCCAAAACAGATTAGAAATGATTTGGCTTCACAGAAGGTATCTTAAATTTAGTGTTCAGCTAACATTGTTACTTTCTTGAAGTCGTTTCAACCATGGATACCTTGCCATTACTTACCTTTTCAGGGTTAAAATGGGGCCCAGCAGAGGCACACCCTCCTGATAGATCCCCCTTCTCATGAACGTGGAAGCCATAGCGACCAGCTGGTAGACCAATTACCACACCTTCCACATGAACTTTGTGCTCATCGACTTGTGTAAATGTGATGTTGCCTTGGATGTTATTTTTCCGCAGTGGTTCTGTTAGAAATACTTTCGCGACTAGTTTTTGCTGAAATtaagacattttaaatttagaaatatataatgacaAAGGTAAAGTATTCAACtgattaaatagttattaCGGATCGTCGCGTGTGCTCTCTATGATTGTCCCAACCAAAAAAACGAGTACTGTAGCTCTACCAAGacatagtttaaaaattctgTATAAAA comes from the Pieris brassicae chromosome 4, ilPieBrab1.1, whole genome shotgun sequence genome and includes:
- the LOC123708793 gene encoding superoxide dismutase [Cu-Zn] 5-like, with product MVAYLLAVFVLLCAVSAENQKLVAKVFLTEPLRKNNIQGNITFTQVDEHKVHVEGVVIGLPAGRYGFHVHEKGDLSGGCASAGPHFNPEKKQHGHPNDNNRHVGDLGNVVFNEDSVATIDFTDTMIALYGPHCILGRSIVLHESDDDYGRTDHPDSKTTGNAGGRAACGVVGIVDHVTPGNSSGTISASIFLIASILTLIM